The sequence below is a genomic window from Hemitrygon akajei chromosome 2, sHemAka1.3, whole genome shotgun sequence.
acggtgttgggaagagtatggtcatgcactttggtagaagaaataaaagtgtagactattttctaattacaaaaattcaaaaatatgaggtgcaaggagacttggaagtccttgtacaggattccctaaagattaatttgcaggttgagtcggtgatcaggaaggcaaatgcattcattttgagaggattagaatataaaagcaagaatgtaatgtaaAGGTTTTataaggtgctggtgaggcctcatttggagtattgtgagcagttgtgggctccttatttaaggaaggatgtgctgatcttggagagggttcaaaggaggtttgtgaaaatgattccaagactgaaaggtttatcatatgaggagatggctctgggcctgtactcactggaattcagaagaataaggagaaatctcattgaaacctattgaatgttgttAAGTCTGAACTTGTAGGTTAGCACCACTATAGTGGAAAACATGCTGGAGGCAAGTTGCAGCATTGCAATTGGAAAAATCACTGGGTTGAAGATGCATCCTTGCTTGGACGTTACCCTAGCAGGTGTAAGATGGAAATAATTCTGAGACCACCTGTGCTAACTGATGGCAGGCACTTCTGCAACTTTTGGAGTTGATGTGTGTGGAAAATCTTGCTCATTAGACCTTGAGATGAAACCAATCCACAGTGAAATAGAGTTTAACTCCTTAGTCAATCACTCTTCAGTTATCAAGTTGACTCCTAAACACGTGGTCAGATTCTGAATTTCAAACAGGAGAGAATGGCCCTTTTTACCTTACATATACAAAGGTCCTCTTAGAACTAATGCCTGATTCTGACGATAACACGTCTAAGAGAGCCTGGGAAATGTGGAGCTCATAGAAACATGGTCACTTGCTGCTCCGCTCCAAGTTGCTCAACATTCTGGCTTACAGATACATCACAATCCCTTGATTTTCACTGCATCCAAATCCTGGGACCCTTTCCTAAGCTTCACTAAAAGGATTGCAGCAGCTCAAGACACAGCTTCAAGTCCTTGCCAATAatgttgtgattttttaaaaaaatagatgtTTTGATATCTCAGCAGTCAAATCTCAACAAAGCCAGCTGTTGGACTTGTTAGGGAGTCAGCATAGCAttctgcatggtaggtcatgttttaTGTACTTGATTTTTGAGGTGGTGCTGAGGAGGGTAGGCAATGGATGTAGTCTACCGGGACTTTAGTAACATATTAAACGAGATTTCTTCTCCATGGTAGACTAAAATGTGGGATCCATGGTAGCTTGATAGTCCAGATTCAAAAGTTTTTTTTGTGATGGATGACTGAGGATGGTGATGGGGGGCATTTCTCTGACTGCAGGtctgtgatcagtggtgttccacagggatcagtgttgggaccttgTTTGTGATATATGATTTGGGCAAAACTGTAGATGGGTTGATTATCAAGTATAAAGCGACACAAACATTGGAAGAGCTGTGGATAGTGAAGAATGTAGTCAAAAGATACAGCAGAttagggcagagaaatggcagatagagtttcaTCTGGAGAAGTAGAAGATGTGACACTGTGAAGTTAACTGTAAAGGAAATATATATAATAAAGGCAGGATCTTTCAGATCACTTAAGTACAGAAGAATGCTGGGGTATGACTCGAGAGCTCCACAAAAGTGGTAACACATATAGATGGTGTAGTCCACAgaatacttcccttcaaccagtcATAACTTTGAATATAaaaatcattaaggaccctcaccatctgggacctgCCGTCTTCTTGttttaccatcaaggaggaatcACAGCAACGtgaacacacacactcaacattttggaagcacctctgccatcagatttctgaatggtccatgaacactaccttgctattttCTCTTTCTCACCATCTATTTATAGTGTAACTTGTACTGTTTTTGTCTTTCACTCTACTGCTGTCACAAGACAAATGTCACAACATACGACAGTAATAATCTGATTCTGAGGATGTAATTTTGTAGCTGTACAAAGCATTGATTATTGTGTGTAGGTAATGAAGGGATAGAGACCTCATGTAGTTGACATTATTTAATTTGGCACCATGATCTGCACAGATGTCATGAGTGGAAGGGCAAGCTCCCATGCTGCCCTGCTCCACATTCTGACATTCTCCAAGGCCTTCAGCAGCTTATTCTATAGGTACCTGGAAAAGTGTTGAAAGATTGAGGCCTCAGACCAAGCACAaaatcctcagacaggatgaagaggtcaacactccccaatgccattaggctttacaattctactgccaggacttaagaactttttaaaagctattattaatgctttttgagatagtgatttagatgcatatcatatttttttactgagttaagtattgtatgtaattagttttgctacaacaagtgtatgggacattggaaaaaaagttgaatttccccatggggatgaataaagtatctatctatctaccctgCCTTCCCGTGCTGCTGAACCAACATCAACAGGCACCTCAAAACAGAGATAACCACCAACACATTACAAAATTCTTCTcccagagttgtgggggtctggaatgcactgcctcggaaggtagtggaggccaattctctggatgctttcaagaaggagctagataggtatcttatggataggggaatcaagggatatggggacaaggcaggaaccgggtattgatagtagatgatccgccatgatctcaaaatggtggtgcaggctcaaagggccgaatggtctacttctgcacctattgtctattgtctaaaattaTTCAAATCTACTGGATTTCTGTCGAAGGACAACATTCCCAGCATTGTCCCCAATGATACTCAAGTCCACACCAATGGGCAAATCACAAAACTGCCACTGGATTCCAAAACAGTGGTTTTATACTTCACTCAATTACAATAAGCCTTCATGAAAACTAACATCGGACCAGCTTGCAGGAATTCTTGGCCCATAGTGATTCAAATGAAGGAGCATCTGTGATGACATTGAGAACACCATAGCCCTTCCTGAAATGAACACAAAATCCCAGGATAATGGTAGTAGACACAAACCATATCCTTAATTATGCTTCCAATCAAACATCTGCCCTATTATAACAATGCCTACATCTCCCACATTGGCTTTAGCCACATCAGAATTCACAGAATTGGAGTGGAAGCAGGTCATTCCTTAATCCCTCTCAATGAAGTGTACTGACCTATGTTAATTCTGTTACTCTTTCAGAAGTTGCACCAATGAACATTGTATTCATTAGatgtgtaaaaatgaatatacttTGCATACAGTCATAAATTCAGTTTATTGAAGCAATATCTAAAAGAAAGTTCTAATACATATGTACAGACATTAAGATCATTTCAGACTAATAAAATCATTAAAATTTACACCTTATCTTGTTACAGGAAAATATATTGTTTACATTTTTTCATTTCACATTACAATATGCCAGTATCTATAATGTCTTCAAATGCTAAGGAATGATTATGGCAATTTATTTTAAAACTGAAGAATACACTAGTAAATACTGATACTCAGCATCAAGAGCACAATCTTCACATAAAATGCACATTTTGTTACCAGTGAAAAGATTTATTTAAACACTCAAATCATGTTAACTGGAAATTAAAAACCCAAAGTGGAACAATTAACTGCTTCTGTTAAGAATTTATATTTGCATAACCAGCCAATCTAAAAATCTTTAATCTCATAATTAAGTAATTAATTCTGCATTATCAAAAtgacatttatttttattttccccatGAAAGCACGTGGATATCCAAAGTTTCATGCCAGTATTATTATTGGCATCTCAGAAGTTCCGGTAATCTTGTTATTGAATGAATTAGTTGTTTTCTTGAGAAACAGCATTTTCCTGGAAAGTCAACAATAAAAATCAGAAACTTAAAGCACTAATAAACACAAGTTATTCTTTTCATTTACACTAGTGTGAACTGCATTGATTGTCAGTGGTTACAATTGGCCAATAATGTGTTAGGGAGCCTTGATGTTATGCAACCCGAGATGTTCCAAATATTGTAACTACTCCATCATTAGAGTCAACAGTGCCACGACTCCGCAAGGAGAGTCCCACTGCATTTTGCCACATGTAAAACTGAAGGGCAAATGTAAAGTGGTAACCCTATTCAAGTAAATGGGACTTTTGGCCCAGTAGGAAAAGACCAATGCTTTACTTATTTTACTTAATTTTAGAGCacatacattttgtatttttaatttaattttagagTTAACCCATGAGCTTTGATTCCCTCTGAAAAGTCTCCAACAATCATGTTGAAAAACGTCAGCCTTTTGTAGTTGGGACATGAGAATGGTGGCCATCTCATCTGGCTCTTAGATCTAGAAAGCCAGGTGTTAAAAACTAGATCACAGTCGAAATTCAGCATAATACAAACCACTTTCAGCTCATTCTCCTATATAAAAATATAGAGtttaaatgtgggaggaaagtccTTTCAGGAAGTTTAGAACTCAAGAGATATCTGATAGTCACACAAGTTACATTAATGATTAATCCAATTTTTAGAGGTTCGGCCAGACCAGAAGGCAGTTTGACACAAGGCAGGATACAAACAATAAGCAAAAAAATTCCACAGTCCTAATGTGGCAAATGTAGGCCCCTTAAAATCAATTCACTGTCAGTCTATGTTCAGCCCTAAACTTTATATGGACACCATCTTTGGAAAAGTTAAATCATGTGAACTTATCTGTagaaaaactttttttaaaaagatgaacAGCCCTGGTGAAAAAAAGCCATAAGGGGCCTTGTGATATTGATGCAGAATAGTTGATTAACCAAATACTAATTAACATGTGCAGACTTTTAAAAGTACTGTGGACTTTTGGTGGGTAAAGATAATTTTCATCTCCCTCTAGCACGTTTTCCAATTACTCATTCACAACTGCAGAGAAAAAGTGAGCATAATGTACAGTTGCAGATCTTATAGCAAATAAAGATCTGCTAACCACAGGGACAAATGAAATTCACAGTGAACAATTCACCGCTAGTCACAGATATTGCTTTATTCTACATATAAAAATACAACATCACTCAACTCCCTTTTGAAAAGGCCATACCAAAATACTTTTTTGATGAAGTTAGGTTGTCCAAGAGACTTCAGTGAGTGACACATTTTAAACAGAGCTTAAATACAGCTTTCCTTAGTCCAAGTTGGTAACTAACAAGAACAGATTCAAAATGGTATCAGGATTtcaaattaataaaaaaaaaattgttatagctgtgttttttttttatatagtccCTCACTGTTTGATGAGGAAATAAAACTCCTggtataaatacaagagattctgcagatgctgaaatatagaacaacacacacaaactgttggagaaactcaacaagtcaggttgCATTCACAAAACTTTATTCCCCTCGATAATACCTGATTTTCtgcgttcctctagcattttgtgtgagaaaATTCTGGTAGATTACTTCAAACTGAAATAGAGAACTGGCAACTATTCTTACACAGTTCTACAAAAAAACGTAGAACTGTTATTCCGTCTATACAATCTCCACAAATTAATGGAAACAATAAAGTCAGCTCATCCATAGACATCAATGGGCCAAGATTATACAACACTGCCTCTTACAAAAGACTTAAATAACCCCGTTCATTTTTAATTAAATTAGCAGGATCTTATATTGAAAATTATCATAATTTATGAAGAAAAATACAACTGGCTGAAGTTACTGCTACATCTTCAAATTTATACTCCAGATTACCACTAGATAACAGGGATACTATGTATGGGGgtaggagaggaggaagaaatgtTGGATAAAAAGAGATACAATTCACAAAAACAATGCAAATCAACTAAATTTGCAATAAATTAGGTTTTCTTGTTTTTCCTGTGAACATCAAATCTATTGTCATCTCTTACCACAATTGTCCTTAACTAGCGAGTATGTTTCCATACAAAACCTTCACACAAAAAAAACTTCAAAGCCAACTCCTTTAGAAAAAAATGCTCAGTAAGGGAACAGATTACTactcaaatctccacaaactcaaAAGCAAAAGCacttttttttttttaaggataCTGTGCAAATCTGTGAGATCTAacacaaaatgtttttttttgtagaatCCAAAGCTTGGTCTTAATTTTAAATTTGTATAATGCACACATTTCAATGCAAAACTCATTAGCTCAGGAGTAGACCATTATATATGTGATATGATCAGCATTATCAATATATCTAAAAAATGTAAGGAAATTCCAGCAAATAAACTTTCATCCAAGCTTTTGTTTTTAAAATAATGTATTGCTTTATGTCAGAGTTGCTTGTTATCACAGTGCAAGAGGGCAAGAGATTCTATTCAAAATTGCATTTTATACTGGGTACAAGTTTTATTCAATTAAATGAAAAATAATATTTTTACTTACAGGATGAACAATCTTCCCATATTTGCTTGTGAAATTAACTGTCACTTTCTGTTTATGGCCACTTCTTTCATCAAAAGTGTGGCAACTATCAAAGGGAGGAACGTACAAGTGAAGGCTAACAGCCTTCTCCGTGTGACTCACATTTTCAACTCTGTGCACCCCAATTGAATCTATTTTCAAAAAGCAAAACACTTGGTCAGACACATTCCCAATGGAAATCACAATTTACTTCAGATTCTGAAAACAGTTTATCTGTTTGTTTCGAGTACATCACAATATTTTCAAATCTTTCCACTTTATAATAAAACTCAAGACATGATTTTCTCCAAGCATCTCATGTTGAGTAAAAAGCCAAAATGGCTAAATTGCACCTTTGTTTATATTATTCTGTGAAAAACACTCAAGATCCCAAAcaattacaggcagtccccgggttacgaatgagttccgttcctgagtccgtctttaagtcggatttgtatacAAGTTGGAACAGATACATCCGGTAttacttagcgtcagttagtcaaatgtttgtcttagtatatagtatatatttcagtaattaaaccactgtgttgcttagtaataattgtagctttcactggggcagggcctttcacatgccccactattctcattttatcctttacctgtatcctttaaaattgttctgatcgttgaccaacttttccgatgactgatggcatttcacctccgatcgctttattatttccactttattttcaattgtgatcgttttccgtcaagggaacagaaaactgctgattcagcagcagccgcgagCGGCAGGTCCTCTGCTCCCCTAGGTCCTAAATTCCACCAGCACTAagccaggttaaatgggacaagtaggggcagtgctgactggaaagggggggggggggggtgcgtcaGGGTGGATCTTCccaagaaatatttaagccacatacaaagttacacactcaacacagtgttaatggcaacgacttaaaatggcggatggcattcTTCTCCCtccgttcgtaagtacgagttgttcatAAGTCAGACGTTCATaacttggggactgcctgtaaatAGGCTCTCATATGTCTATTTGAGACAGTAACAAATGATTTCCCAATTTGCTCATCTTGTGTATCTCATATACATTAACCAATTGTTCGAGCTATTTTTAGGTTTAGCACATTTAGCAAATAGCTTCAGCCACCAATCCTCAGATTCGAATATGCATTGTGGATTTACTTTGAAATGCAACTCTGAACAATAAGTTCCTAAAGGCCTTGAATTACAGGCCAGTCAACGCtgtttaacattcattttgatgtCTTTGGTGTGAGTGCGAATtgggaggtgtgaagtttgtgtgtagtttcaaagaaagcattgtggaAGAATtctaaatatggaattgtcctttgatgtttagcacaCAAAATAATCGGGTAGCATGGGCCAGCCAGGCTTTTCCACCAAAAGcatctcaatatgatgcctgctgtatcatGTTTTGTCGAATAAATAAACTGCTTCTTATCTACTAGTAATTTTCTCTGGTGACTTCTTTCACGaaattaacacccccccccccctaaaAATGTTCCAGTTCCTTCATTTTATAGGTGAATTGGAAGAATTCATACTAAATTCACGCAGCAAGATTATTGGAACTTTTACTCAATGGTGAGCCAAGCCAAAACTAGAAAGACATTGTCATTAATGGTGCTGAATTTACATCAAagttgagagggttgagagctttaaGTTCCCAACAGTGAACATCACCAACCCCTGTCCTGGTTTAAACACAAATGCCACAgcaaagaaagcacaccagtgcTGCTTCTTCAGcaggcaaaaataaataaaatcagcaTATCCCCATgattcttaccaatttttattgatgcatgaTAACAAGCAGTCTGTCTGGTATAGCAACTTTTCTGCCTGAgattacaacacattacagagtTATGGACACATCTCAATACATAATGGAACGAGCCTTCCCTGTGTAGACTCTGTCTGTATTtcttcctgcctcagcaaagcagCCAAAATAATCAGATACCACccaccttctctcttcttccccctcccttcaatGGTCAGAAGACCTGAAAGCATATACCAACCACCATGCTCACCAATTTCTACCTTGCCATTTTAAGACTATTGAACTGTACACGGCATGTACAACAAAATCAATTCAACTCCACTTGAGCACAAAATCTAGGCTCATAATCAGATGTGCCTTGTTAAACAGAGGCCCTCGCTTAAGTGAATAGAAGTTACCCCATCACTATTATTTCACAGGGAAAGGGAATTATCAGTAGTATCCAGATCAATATTTATCTtagtaaacatcactaaagtaatAGATGTGAAAGCCTGGCCTGCACATTTCTGGCTTTACAAtacagttgcatgtgtttgtgttcaaaaataagtgatttctgtcactgatagttggtgagaaataagcagtaagacaattttgAACTGCTTACTCACTGTGgattcaaacattcaggcttagagatgcaagaaatggccaggagtgaaaatgaaatgatttgaatttgaaggtatcaacaatcatcttgaataatACAAAGAAAAATTAAGATTGGAGTATGCAACAGTTTGTAATCATTAGTCATGtgtacttgtgtggccattagacacgaCACCATACCTAAATAGAAGTTTTTTGTGTTATGTTATTCATTTAGGCTGACCTAAGCCaaattaaaaagcagtgatttttggcaCTACACCATGCAGGAAGGCAATTAAGGCAGTCTGTTATCTGCTGATTCAGTTCATttatgaattcctccatcaatgatTAATACCcagatttatagtactgtagtaatactGATGGCGTTCCAATTTGTTCAGTAATTTACCGTAAATTCCGGTGTGCAAGctgagaatttggccctaaattttggtcctaaagtTAGGGGGTtggcttatacagagggtggCAACTTTGGAAAAATGAATGCATGGAAGAAAATCGCGTGCCATTCTTCGGCAGTCACCATACCATCGTAAGGATTGTCAATTTCTGTTTCGACATCGTCATGTGCAACTTCATTGTCGatgcatgaattctttgaatggtttgtttaaactcacatctcgtggctggagcacggacgtcaaaccaccggggatgactgcaatgtccatattttcagctttcaatgccgCTTTTGTCTCGCCTGACAAGTGTgctttgaatgtgtcctggacaagtagcgacttttccCTCTGATTGATACTGCGGTtgccagcaaaatcaaagaacATTGGTGTCTTGTCCATGTTACCAATTAGTGAGAGCGGGTAAGAATGtgcctttcaatacttgattACAAACGATTGGAAGGCCGCAATCTTATTCTCAAGGTCGCTCGGCAACTTCTGAGCAATcattgttttttgtctcaacacaagatcacgtctattcataaattGGGTGCACCAACTTcacgtagctttgaaattttcgctgacctcacagtgtttttcagcccatttcaacacttgaacttgaatcatttctctggtaacaatgtatccagacgatcgctggtgattcatccactctaaaactttttcttccagttctggccactggcatgttttcccacggatttcacatttcacctttGGCATTTCTCTCagtgtgtcctctgcctttctccactctctcacttgtttctcatttacactaaacttcttagcagctgcagaattatttgttCTTTTAACAAAATCaataaccttcagcttgaagccagcatcatactGTGttcattttaatcttttgtacatagTGGTCACAAACTCAATACagagtacacgtactgatcccCCCACCCCATGTTATGTTTCAACAAGATTGTAatgggcgctaaatggtttcacgggggttacatttcagaggattctttaccATTGGGAACCTAATCCAAAAAgtccctccctgatttatttattaagaattcactCATAACGCTCTGCAATATGTAAGCctattttcttagcaggtactggttcacaaaatttccaggttccggatccggcaaagctgagtactggcatcttgtgatcttgtgtacaaagatcttgtgatcttttctggttaaatcaaaaacgtctacaaaaggggtcggcttatacaaaggtaacatgaaaaagtcacttttttaaccttgaaaatgagggggggggggggtcggcttATACGCCGGATCAGCTTATACACTGGAATGTACGGTAAATACATgatttattactcagttaaacagtagcttgtctttttttaaaatctatttccaggaaacttcagctaattgggactgcttattaattgggccaaaatgttctGTTCCCAATTAAACAGATTCCACTGTAACAACGAATTCAAAGCACTTTAATGGCTCCAGAACAATTTGGAATGTCCCACACTTAAAGGCACTAAAATTGCATATGCGCCTTTCGAAAAATTAGAATTGCACTGATTAATTTCCACCGGCATACTAAATGAGATTGACCAAGTTTTGTCACAGGAAATTTGGTAAACATGGAATATTAACTGAAAATTAATTCTAAAAAGGAAGCATTGAATTTAAAACATCGAAACCTCACCACTCATGTAAGCACACTGGTTGTCTTGAAGAATGGTCTCCTTTTTCTTGGAAAGTTCTTTTATTTCTTCATCAGGCATATTGAAGATTGTTTCCTTTAACTGTCCCTGAAGTATTTTTAAGAAGCAGTGGGAATCAGAATGATCATGGATGCTGCTACATTGTGGAAAAACCAGAAAAAAAGTCAGCAACATGAGTAAAAACACTAGCCAACACAGTGAAAGAATCAGATCATCCACCTAAAATCAAAGACATAACATGTTAAGATCAATGAGAACAGTTTCTTGGAACCATACTTCTTTTGTCTATTTGAAATTATAAAAAGGGTCCAGAATTTTGAAATCCAGAAAGCCTCGAAAACCGAAGTTTTTTTCGCCAACAGCtgacgtcagttgtggctcag
It includes:
- the LOC140740019 gene encoding cysteine dioxygenase type 1-like isoform X1; the encoded protein is MERTEMQKPQSLSDIIQDLHRIFSDDKVDVDEVQALLQSYQSNPQEWWKYAKFDQCRYTRNLVDEGNGKFNLMILCWGEGHGSSIHDHSDSHCFLKILQGQLKETIFNMPDEEIKELSKKKETILQDNQCAYMSDSIGVHRVENVSHTEKAVSLHLYVPPFDSCHTFDERSGHKQKVTVNFTSKYGKIVHPENAVSQENN
- the LOC140740019 gene encoding cysteine dioxygenase type 1-like isoform X3, giving the protein MLYTRNLVDEGNGKFNLMILCWGEGHGSSIHDHSDSHCFLKILQGQLKETIFNMPDEEIKELSKKKETILQDNQCAYMSDSIGVHRVENVSHTEKAVSLHLYVPPFDSCHTFDERSGHKQKVTVNFTSKYGKIVHPENAVSQENN
- the LOC140740019 gene encoding cysteine dioxygenase type 1-like isoform X2, with product MAMATAAAQERYTRNLVDEGNGKFNLMILCWGEGHGSSIHDHSDSHCFLKILQGQLKETIFNMPDEEIKELSKKKETILQDNQCAYMSDSIGVHRVENVSHTEKAVSLHLYVPPFDSCHTFDERSGHKQKVTVNFTSKYGKIVHPENAVSQENN